A genome region from Micromonospora peucetia includes the following:
- a CDS encoding CU044_2847 family protein yields MATLILKVPVADGSDEYVEVEAERRDLGDIELVAAGDGRAPLAAVTLTSSLEKVLPAVRTVVAGLRAAASAPDEISVELGLTVGGETGLIFTKGTAEATFKVNLTWRRAEAPPPARSAVPEAPAA; encoded by the coding sequence ATGGCCACGCTGATTCTCAAGGTTCCGGTCGCTGACGGCAGCGACGAGTACGTCGAGGTCGAGGCCGAGCGCCGGGATCTCGGGGACATCGAGTTGGTGGCGGCGGGCGACGGGCGCGCCCCGTTGGCCGCGGTCACGCTGACCAGTTCCCTGGAGAAGGTGCTGCCCGCCGTGCGTACGGTGGTCGCCGGGCTGCGGGCGGCAGCGTCCGCCCCCGACGAGATCTCCGTCGAGCTGGGGCTGACGGTGGGCGGGGAGACGGGTCTGATCTTCACGAAGGGCACCGCCGAAGCGACGTTCAAGGTGAACCTCACCTGGCGGCGTGCCGAGGCTCCTCCGCCCGCCAGGTCAGCCGTTCCGGAGGCGCCGGCGGCGTGA
- a CDS encoding tetratricopeptide repeat protein — protein MTGPARRPRAPRRLSLLLAIGGVVGGTVSAVLGNVTGNLLSELSVAQLGSASAGVIVLGLAAAVLVEWRRQRQQAPTPDDPGATPAVGAPTLPWPAGFTGRAGHVDAIIDLLEKEHAVAVVGRRAVGTSSCAVQAANLCRQDFPDGQYYLDLRRGGRRQDARQVLTALARILGTRPPASGRADDLADAADELSGKLDGRAVLVVLDNVDDPAQVRALLPPTARTCRLLLAGTEALAALDGVVAHGIAEPGADDAVELFAAAGTTAPVARPHRPDPRTDPAVRALVELCGRQPRTVAELGRRTAQHGWRHADVRDALRRAVDTPPHQHVAASPATLLVTARDTAYHALGSEARRLWRLMSLSPVPLDRPTIAALAGRRPDRVATLLHELATGGFVTGAPGDRYEVRPLLAPYARMHLRDAEPARRRVAAQARLTRHLARRAERHAASLAVSGSPDREPTLALDHDPYGWFDLHQELLLAVVRVPAGAAETLPRRVRRWWFRLAVALCGWLAHAERLDEWAEVCRTVLATPTADDRPEIAGWAHNELGVLRRRRHDPQGAATALSLAVAERGRRGTAQARMNLGLVLLDLGQLDDAVEHLELSRRHRSGADRAGHALTDLGLGAARLARGELAVAHHHLVRAANAFRTLGDARGYAAALTNLVLVHAGLGEHLDAAQSWRAALREYDSVADPTNRAAALLNAGAALLTSAPAQARQAYEMLAESLRLRDGRPTSGLGRTLLHLGDAAAALGDADEARRHWADAAGVCEEAGDADAQAAADARLVGSDAPA, from the coding sequence GTGACCGGGCCGGCCCGCCGCCCCCGGGCTCCCCGCCGGTTGAGCCTGCTGCTGGCGATCGGCGGTGTGGTCGGCGGGACGGTCAGCGCGGTGCTCGGCAACGTGACCGGCAACCTGCTCTCCGAGCTCTCCGTCGCCCAGCTCGGCTCGGCCAGCGCCGGGGTGATAGTGCTCGGCCTCGCCGCCGCCGTCCTCGTGGAATGGCGCCGCCAGCGGCAGCAGGCTCCGACGCCGGACGACCCCGGGGCCACCCCCGCCGTCGGTGCGCCCACCCTGCCGTGGCCGGCCGGATTCACCGGGCGGGCCGGGCACGTCGACGCGATCATCGACCTGCTGGAGAAGGAGCACGCGGTCGCGGTGGTCGGCCGGCGGGCCGTGGGCACCTCGTCCTGCGCCGTCCAGGCCGCCAACCTGTGCCGCCAGGACTTCCCCGACGGCCAGTACTATCTGGACCTGCGCCGGGGCGGCCGGCGGCAGGACGCCCGGCAGGTGCTGACCGCGCTGGCCCGGATCCTCGGCACCCGGCCGCCGGCGTCGGGTCGCGCCGACGACCTCGCCGACGCCGCCGACGAGCTGAGCGGCAAGCTCGACGGCCGGGCGGTCCTGGTGGTGCTGGACAACGTGGACGACCCGGCTCAGGTCCGAGCGCTGCTGCCCCCGACCGCGCGGACGTGCCGCCTGCTGCTGGCCGGCACGGAAGCACTGGCCGCGCTGGACGGGGTGGTGGCGCACGGGATCGCCGAGCCGGGCGCCGACGACGCCGTCGAGCTGTTCGCCGCCGCGGGCACCACCGCGCCCGTCGCCCGGCCGCACCGCCCGGACCCGCGCACCGACCCGGCCGTACGCGCCCTCGTCGAACTCTGCGGGCGGCAGCCCCGCACCGTCGCGGAGCTCGGTCGGCGTACGGCCCAGCACGGGTGGCGGCACGCCGACGTGCGCGACGCGCTGCGCCGCGCCGTCGACACGCCCCCGCACCAGCACGTCGCCGCGTCCCCGGCGACCCTGCTGGTGACCGCCCGGGACACCGCGTACCACGCGCTGGGCAGCGAGGCGCGGCGGTTGTGGCGGCTGATGTCGCTCAGTCCGGTGCCACTGGACCGGCCGACGATCGCGGCGCTCGCCGGGCGTCGCCCGGACCGGGTGGCCACCCTGCTGCACGAGCTGGCCACCGGCGGGTTCGTCACCGGCGCGCCCGGTGACCGCTACGAGGTGCGCCCGTTGCTGGCCCCGTACGCCCGGATGCACCTGCGCGACGCGGAGCCGGCGCGGCGGCGGGTCGCGGCGCAGGCCCGGCTCACCCGGCACCTGGCCCGGCGGGCGGAGCGGCACGCCGCGAGCCTCGCGGTGTCCGGCTCGCCGGACCGGGAGCCGACCCTGGCGCTGGACCACGACCCGTACGGCTGGTTCGACCTGCACCAGGAGCTGCTGCTGGCCGTGGTGCGGGTGCCGGCGGGCGCGGCGGAGACCCTGCCGCGCCGGGTGCGCCGTTGGTGGTTCCGGCTGGCGGTGGCGCTGTGCGGGTGGCTCGCCCACGCCGAACGGCTCGACGAGTGGGCGGAGGTGTGCCGGACCGTGCTCGCCACCCCCACGGCCGACGACCGGCCGGAGATCGCCGGCTGGGCGCACAACGAGCTGGGGGTGCTGCGCCGCCGCCGGCACGACCCGCAGGGGGCGGCGACGGCGCTCAGCCTCGCGGTGGCGGAGCGGGGCCGGCGCGGCACCGCGCAGGCGCGGATGAACCTCGGCCTGGTGCTGCTGGACCTGGGGCAGCTCGACGACGCGGTGGAGCATCTGGAGCTGTCGCGGCGGCACCGTTCCGGGGCGGACCGGGCGGGGCACGCGCTGACCGACCTCGGGCTGGGCGCCGCCCGGCTGGCCCGGGGCGAGCTGGCCGTCGCGCACCACCACCTGGTCCGGGCGGCGAACGCCTTCCGGACGCTCGGCGACGCCCGGGGCTACGCGGCGGCGCTGACCAACCTGGTGCTGGTGCACGCCGGGCTCGGCGAGCACCTCGACGCGGCGCAGTCGTGGCGGGCGGCGCTGCGCGAGTACGACTCGGTGGCCGACCCGACGAACCGGGCCGCCGCGCTACTCAACGCGGGTGCCGCACTGTTGACCTCAGCGCCGGCGCAGGCCCGGCAGGCGTACGAGATGCTGGCGGAGAGCCTGCGGTTGCGCGACGGGCGACCGACGTCCGGCCTGGGGCGGACGCTGCTGCACCTGGGCGACGCGGCAGCGGCCCTCGGCGACGCCGACGAGGCCCGACGGCACTGGGCGGACGCGGCGGGCGTGTGCGAGGAGGCGGGGGACGCCGACGCTCAGGCAGCGGCGGACGCCCGCCTGGTGGGCAGCGACGCGCCGGCCTGA
- a CDS encoding ABC transporter permease subunit, whose product MSRVLGELAVLDDVGPPRRGRAYPAAGATWALLLPALLLLGGLVAWPVVRTVHASVTTDGRWVGAEHFRTALAAPGTWAVVGRTLLWALVVPAVVTVLGYLLAAASRRSQEGGLVRLILVVPAALPLVVTGVTFRLMYDPDPGRGLATLVAATLTGRSAADAPQLLGPGLVTVALMSAFVWAWVGLAVLVFRAALDAVPPSLADAVRAYGGNRRDVLWDAQWRPLLLRTVAVVFTLAALGTARTFDLILVMTPGSVRDEASVLALRVWQTSNGATTGEGAALGVVWLVAVAAGMLVTALFVRQAWPPPRDQVPAEPDPATPAPRRVTRLLVAGAAVAWLVPLGVLLATSLHGTVDAAARGWWWSPPSLDSYRDLLTGAELWRTLGFTLVLATTVTAVVLGVALLAAYPLAWLTGPRAQAAGLLLMAAAIVPVQVIAGPVNEVLGVVLSSGTARGLALVHVALGVPFAVLVLRNAFADLPAEQVRAARVGGRHWWGTLRLLARHNRPAVVAVAVLEFVQVWNDLVVGLLFSGPGALPLGLFLAGQTRGFAANSGALAAGSVIASILPVLLVVLARRQLVAGLVAGGVR is encoded by the coding sequence CGGGCGGGCCTACCCGGCGGCGGGGGCCACCTGGGCGCTGCTGCTGCCCGCCCTGTTGCTGCTCGGCGGGCTGGTGGCGTGGCCGGTGGTGCGTACCGTGCACGCCAGCGTCACCACCGACGGCCGGTGGGTGGGCGCGGAACACTTCCGCACCGCGCTGGCCGCGCCCGGCACCTGGGCCGTGGTGGGACGCACGCTGCTCTGGGCGCTGGTGGTGCCGGCGGTGGTCACCGTGCTGGGCTACCTGCTCGCCGCCGCCTCGCGCCGCTCACAGGAGGGTGGGCTGGTCCGCCTCATCCTGGTGGTGCCGGCCGCGCTGCCGCTGGTGGTGACCGGGGTCACCTTCCGGCTGATGTACGACCCGGATCCGGGGCGTGGGCTGGCCACCCTGGTCGCCGCGACGCTGACCGGCCGGTCTGCGGCCGACGCCCCGCAACTGCTCGGCCCCGGCCTGGTCACGGTGGCGCTGATGTCCGCGTTCGTGTGGGCCTGGGTCGGGCTGGCCGTGCTGGTGTTCCGGGCCGCCCTCGACGCCGTACCGCCCAGCCTCGCCGACGCGGTCCGCGCCTACGGCGGCAACCGCCGCGACGTGCTCTGGGACGCGCAGTGGCGGCCACTGCTGCTGCGTACCGTGGCGGTGGTCTTCACCCTGGCGGCGCTCGGCACCGCCCGGACGTTCGACCTGATCCTGGTGATGACGCCCGGCTCGGTGCGCGACGAGGCCTCGGTGCTCGCGCTGCGGGTCTGGCAGACCTCCAACGGCGCCACCACCGGCGAGGGCGCCGCGCTCGGCGTGGTGTGGCTGGTGGCGGTGGCCGCCGGCATGCTGGTCACGGCCCTGTTCGTACGGCAGGCGTGGCCGCCGCCCCGGGACCAGGTGCCCGCCGAGCCTGATCCGGCGACGCCGGCGCCACGGCGGGTGACCCGGCTGCTGGTCGCGGGCGCGGCGGTCGCCTGGCTGGTGCCGCTCGGGGTGCTGCTCGCCACCTCGCTGCACGGCACGGTGGACGCGGCAGCCCGGGGCTGGTGGTGGAGCCCGCCCAGCCTCGACTCCTACCGTGACCTGCTGACCGGCGCCGAGCTGTGGCGCACGCTCGGCTTCACGCTGGTGCTGGCGACCACGGTCACCGCCGTGGTGCTGGGCGTCGCGCTGCTCGCCGCGTACCCGCTGGCCTGGCTGACCGGGCCACGCGCCCAGGCCGCCGGGCTGCTGCTGATGGCCGCCGCCATCGTGCCGGTGCAGGTGATCGCCGGGCCGGTCAACGAGGTGCTCGGCGTCGTGCTGTCCTCGGGCACGGCGCGTGGACTGGCGCTGGTGCACGTCGCGCTGGGCGTGCCGTTCGCCGTGCTGGTGCTGCGCAACGCGTTCGCGGACCTGCCCGCCGAGCAGGTGCGGGCGGCCCGGGTGGGCGGGCGACACTGGTGGGGCACCCTGCGGCTGCTCGCCCGGCACAACCGCCCGGCCGTGGTCGCCGTCGCGGTGCTCGAGTTCGTGCAGGTGTGGAACGACCTGGTGGTGGGTCTGCTGTTCAGCGGGCCGGGTGCGCTGCCGCTGGGGCTGTTCCTCGCCGGCCAGACCCGGGGCTTCGCGGCCAACAGCGGGGCGCTCGCCGCCGGCTCGGTCATCGCCTCGATCCTGCCGGTGCTGCTGGTGGTGCTGGCCCGCCGCCAGCTCGTCGCCGGCCTGGTCGCCGGGGGCGTCCGGTGA